The nucleotide sequence CAGCAGCGCGTTGCGCGCGGCATAGCCGACCATCACCCGGCGTTCCGGCAGGCCCTTGGCGTGCGCGACGGTGACGTAGTCCTCCGACGCGACGGTGACCATCATGTTGCGCATGCCCAGGATCCAGCTGCCCATCGAGCTGATCAGGATGGTCAGCGCGGGCAGCAGGCTGTGCTGGACCGCGCTGCCGATGAACGTGCCGTCCCAGCCCGGGATGGTGCCCGGGTCGTAGCCGCCGGACGACGGGAAGAAGCTGCCCGGGCCGGCCAGCAGGGTGAGCGCGATCAGGCCGAGCCAGAAGTACGGGATCGACGAGAGGAACGTCGTCACCGGCAGCAGGCCGTCGACCCACGAGCCGCGCTTCCAGCCGGCGATCACGCCGAGCCCGGTGCCGATCGCGAAGCCGGCGACCGTGGTGACGCCGACCAGGATGATCGTCCACGGCAGACTGTCGGTGAGCAGGTCGGACACCGGCGTCGGGAAGAACGTGAACGAGATCCCGAGATCGCCGCGGAAGAGCTGGCCCCAATAGTCGAAGTACTGGGAAATCAGGCTTTCGTTCTTGTCGAGTCCGAACAGGACGTACAGCGACTGCATCGCTTCCGCGCTGATCATGCCCTGGTTCTTGGCGATCAGCGACTGCACCGGGTCGCCGGGGATCAGCCGCGGGATGAAGAAGTTGATGGTCACGGCGGCCCACGCGGTGAAGGCGTAGAAGGCCAGCCGTTGCAGCAGGAACCTCATCGGGCGGCTCCGTCGTACAGCCAGCACGCGGCCCAGTGCCCGGGTGCGTCGTCGACTTCGAACCGCGGCGGCAGGTCGGTCTTGCAGCGCTCCATCGCCACCGGGCAGCGCGGGTGGAACCGGCAGCCCGGCGGCGGGTCGAGCAGGCTCGGCGGTTCGCCGGACCCGCGTTCGGCCGGCGTCTCGCCCGGGCCACGACCGCCCGCGATCCGGTCCGGGTCGGGAGCGGATTCGATGAGCAGCCGGGTGTACGGGTGCGCCGGCCGCTGCGTGATGGTTTCGCTGTCGCCGCCTTCGACCATCCGGCCCGCGTACATCACCATGGTCTCGTCGGCGAAGTAGCGCGCGGACGCGATGTCGTGCGTGATGTACAGGATCGCCAGGTGCAGGCGTTCCTTGAGGTCGCGCAGGAGGTTCAGCACGCCGAGCCGGATCGAGACGTCCAACATGGACACCGGCTCGTCGGCCAGCAGCGCCTCCGGGTCGGCGCCGAGCGCCCGCGCGATCGCGACGCGCTGGCGCTGGCCGCCGGACAGCTCGTGCGGGAACTTGTCGATGTACCGCTCGGGCGGGGTCATCTGGACGCGGGTGAGCAGCTCGTGCAGCGCCTTCTCGAGGTCTTCACCCGCCCGGCCGTGGATCTTCAGCGCCCGCGTCAGGTGGTAGCGCACGGTGTGCACCGGGTTCAGCGACGCGAACGGGTCCTGGAAGATCATCTGCACCCGGCGGGCGTAGGCGCGGAACGCCTTGCCGTGCTTGACGTTCACCGTCTCGCCGTGCAGCCGGATGTCGCCGCCGGTGCGCGGGTAGAGGCCCGCGAGCAGGCGCGCGACCGTCGACTTGCCCGAGCCGGACTCGCCGACCAGCGCGGTGACGCGGCCGCGCCGGAGCGTCAAGGTCACGTCGTCGACGGCCTGGATGGCGCGGCGCGGGCCGGTCAGCGCGGCCCGGCCCGTGCGGCGGACGGGGAAGTGTTTCGTGAGTCCTGCGGCTTCGAGAACCACGGGGAGGTCCCCCTCCGGCCCGACGGCGACGGGGTCGGAGGGAGACTGCTCGGTCGTCACGGCTGAGTCGGCCATCGTCAGGCCGCGGGCTTGAGGTGCATGACGATGTCGAGCGCGTTGCGCAGCGTCGGCTGGGCCGGCGCGTACGGGTTGGCCTCGTCGGGCCAGCCGACCCAGTTCTTCGTGCTGTACTCGCCGCCGGAGTTGGCCGCCGACGTCGGGATCATCGGCTGCTGCTCGATCATGATCTTCTGCAGCGTCGCCATGGCCGCGGTGCGGGCGGCGTCGTCCTCGGCGTTCGCGTAGGTCTCGAGCGCCTTGGTCGCCTCGTCGTTCTTGTAGCGGCCGTAGTTGCCGTTGATGCCACCCTGGCCGGTCGGCTTGTAGCGGTTGCCGTCCATGACGTCGCGGTACAGGTCGTACGGCGTCTGCCCGTCGTTGGTCCAGTGCATCAGGCCCTCGAAGTCACCGGTGTCGACCGACTTCATCCACGCGTCCTGGTTCATCTTGTCGACCGTGGCGGTGATGCCGATCTGCGCCAGGTTGTCCTTGATGATCTCCAGGTCGGTGATGTAGTCCGACCAGCCCGACGGGACGGTGAGCTTGATGGTGACCGGCTTGCCGCCCGGGTCGGCCAGCTTGTCGCCGGTGAACTTGTAGCCGGCCCCGGTCAGCAGCGCCTTCGCGCCCGGGACGTCGGCCTGGACCGACTGGCCCTTGTACTGCGGCGCGATGAACGGGTCGCCCGCCGGCGTCGGGATGCCGGTGACCTGGTCGTTCTTCGGGTAGAAGTAGCCGGCCTCACCCTGGTTGAAGATGTCTTCGCGGTTGATCACCTTGTTGATGGCCTGGCGCAGCTTCGGGTCGTTCCACGGCGCCTTTTCGGTGTTGAACCACAGGCCGTGCACGGCCAGCTGCGCGGGGAACCACAGCTTGTAGTGCTGCGGGTCCTTGTTGGTGTAGACGGCCTTGTAGTTCGGGATGAACACGAAGCTCCACTCGGCAGCCCCGTTGACCAGCGCGTTGACCTGCGCGTTGTTGTCGGTGTAGGAGGTGTAGCGGATCTCCTTGACCTTCGGCGCTTCCTGCCAGTAGCCGTTGTCGCGCCGCGTGACGATCATCGTCTGCGGGGTGGCCGACTTGAGCGTGTACGGCCCGGTGCCGATCGGGTTCTTCACGAGGTCGAGCGCCGGGTCCTTGACGCCCTGCCAGACGTGCTTCGGCACGACCAGGGTCTGCAGGATCTTGACCTGGTTGACGAACTGCGAGCCGTCGAAGGCCAGGGTGACCTGGTTGCCGGCCGCGGTGATGTCCTTGTACGGCACGGCGTCGACGTTCAGCGCCTTGTTGTCGCGCAGCAGCTGGAAGGTGTAGGCGACGTCCTCGGCGGTCATCGGCTGGCCGTCGGAGAACTTGACGCCGTCACGGACGGTCAGGGCCAGCTTCTTGTAGTTGTCCGACCAGTCCCACTTCGTGGCCAGCCAGGGCTTGCCCGGATCCTGCGGCTTGACGCGGTTGAACATGACGAGGGGCTCGTAGATCATCCACCGGTAGCCCATGTTCGACAGGGCGGACGTCTCCAGGAACGGGTTGTTGTTCTCCGCCTGCGGGCCGTCCGGCTTGCCGACGTTGAGCACGGAGTCCGGGTTGCTCTGGGCGGCGTTGGAACTCCCGCCCGAGCACGCCGTGAGCCCGCTCAAGGCCGTCACGGCTACTAGCGCTGCAACTACTGCGCGCTTGGCTCGCATCGGTTCCTCCTACTTTCATCGACGACTTGCTTACTGTCGACTGGTAGCGAGCCCCGACCGCCGGCGACCGAACGACGTCCCGAAGTCAACCCGGGTGACTCGGGTCACGTCAATAACACGGCGGTAACGTTTTGTACCTAAGTTTAAGTACTGAAAGAACTGGCGGTCTGGACCTGTTTCCGGCGTTGCTCCTTGCGTCGCAAGGGTTTCAGCCGGTCCGGCCACCGTTCGCCAGCAGTTCGGCGATCGGCAGGGTCGCCGCGCCGAGCGCGACCGCCTCCGGCCCGAGCCGGCCGAGGACGACCTCGGTGCGCTCGGCCAGGTAGCCGAGGGCGTGCCGGCCCACGGCGTCGCGCACCGCGGGCAGGATCGCCGGTCCCATGATCGCCCCGGCCGAGCCGGAAAGCACCACCCGATCGGGGCTGAGCAGATTGATCAGGTTCGCGATGCCGATGCCCAGGTACTCGCCGGTTTCGGCGAGCACGTCGGCGGCCGGGCCACCACGCTGGGCCTCGGCCACGATCCGCGCCAGTTCGACGTCGCTTTCGTCCCCGATGACCGGTTCCTTGCCGGCGAGAGCGGCGTAGCGGCGGACGACCGCCTCGACGCCGACGTAGGCCTCCAGGCAGCCGTGTGAGCCGCACCGGCAGGCAGCCCCCGCCGCCTTGACGACGGTGTGGCCCCACTCGCTGGTGGTGATGCCGGGGTGCGAGCGCCCGGCCGTCGCAACGGCGGCCCCGACACCCACGCCGAGCAGGGCGACGATGGCGCGTTCGGCGCCGCGGCCGGCCCCCCGCCACGTCTCCGCCTGGCCGAGGGTGCGCGCGCGATTGTCCAGGTGCAGGGGCGCTTGGATGTGCGGGTGGATCAGGTCGGCGAAGTTCACCCCGCTCCAGCCGAGGGTGGGCGCGTGCACGATCCCGCCGTCGCGCACCGCACCCGGCACGCCGATGCCGACGCCGAACACCGCGTCCGGATCGCCCCCCGCGAGCACTTCGGCGATGCCGGTGCGGACCAGCCCGGCCACTTCGTCCGGGTCGAGGCGGGTGCCGACGAGCGGGTGGCGCACCGTGGCGAGGGTGCCGAGCGCCCAGTCGAACAGGCCGACCTCGACGTGCGTCTCGCTGACGTCCACGCCCACGACCTGCCCGAACCCGGGCCGGACGGCCAGCAGCGTCCGCGGCCGCCCGCCGTCCGATTCGACCGATCCGGCCTCGGCCACGACGCCGTCCGCGATGAGCTCGGAGACGACGTTCGTAACGGTGGCGGCCGACAGTCCCGATTCAGCTACCAGTTCCAGTCTGCTGACGGGACCGCGGAGGTAGAGCGAGGAGAGCAGTGCCGCGCGGTTGTGCCGCCTGAGGTCACGGGTCGTCTGGCGCACCACCTGGGTCACCGGGAGGATTCTGCCAGACCGCGGCCCCCCGACCATGGGTTCGGGACTTAGTTCACCACTTAATACATAGCCACAACTTACGGTGATCAGGCATCCTGTCAGTGAGCCGGTAAGAAGTTCAGATGGGTTGCCCATGGCGAGCAAGCGCACCACCGTCCGCGATCTGCGGCGGCACAACCGATCCCTGCTGCTGTCGAAATTGTACTTCGACGGCCCGCTGTCGAGGCACGAACTCAGCCAGCTGACCGGATTGAGTGCCGCCACGGTGAGCAACGTGACCGCCGAACTGGGCGAAGAACGCCTGATCACCGAAGCCGGCCAGGTCGAATCGGACGGCGGCCGGCCCCGGGTGCTGCTGCGCGTGGACCCGGCGTACGGGCACGTCGCGGGCGTCGACATCGGCGAAACGGGCGTCAAGGTGGAGCTGTTCGACTTGGCGATGAACCGCCTGGCGACGGTCGAGCACCCGCTCCCGAAGGCCCCCGACGCGGCGACGGCGGTCGAGCAGGTGACGTCCGGGCTCCGGGAGGTGTTCGCGAGCGCGGGCATCGACGAATCGGGCGTGCTGGGGGTCGGCATCGGCGTCCCGGGAACGGTCGAGCAGGGCGACCGGGTGCTGGTGCACGCGCCGACGGTCGGCTGGGACGCGGTGCCGTTCGAGGCCATGCTGCAGCAGGCGGGCGTGGGGTTGCCGCTGTTCGTCGACAACGGCGCGAAGACCCAGGGCCAGGCGGAGATGTGGTTCGGCGCGGGCCGCGGAGCCCGCCACGCGGTGATAGCGCTGATCGGCTCGGGCGTGGGCGCGGCGGTGGTGACGGACGGGACGACGTACCGCGGATCGACGAGCAGCGCGGGCGAGTGGGGCCACACGACGATCGCGTACGGCGGCCAGGAGTGCCGCTGCGGCTCGCGCGGGTGCCTGGAGGCCTACATCGGCGCGGGCGCGGTGCTGGCGCGGTACCGCCGGGCGCGCGGCAAGGACATCACGGGCGAGGACGAGCAGGCCCAGTTTTCGGCCCTGCTTTCGGCGGCCTCGAGGTCCAAAACGGCTTCGCGAGTGCTCGACGAAACGGCGGGCTACCTCGGAGCGGGCATCGCGAACTTGATCAACTTGTTCAACCCGGAGCGCATCGTGATCGGCGGCTGGGCGGGCCTGGCCCTGGGAGAGAAGCTCCTGCCGACAATCGCCGCAGCGGCGGGCGAACACGCCCTGCGGCACCCGTTCAGCCAGACATCGATCCAGCTGGGCTCCCTGGGCCTGGACGCGGTGGCCACGGGAGCGGCAACCCTCCCGGTGGCGGACCTCCTGGAGCAGGGCGCGACATCGAGGCTGGCCAAGCCGGGAGCCCCGAACTCCGACGCGGCTTGATCCGCGGCGGCCCCAACTGCCGCACACGGGCGAGGCCCACAGCCCGCCGCAGGACAGACCCGCGCACCAGACCCGCGGACCCGCGGCGCAAGCCGCCCACCGAACACCCGACGAGCAGCCGGCACGCAAACAGGAACCGACGAGAACCCAGAAGCGGATCGCCCCTCAACCACCATGCCCACTGAGCGGGAACCACCCCCCAGCGAGCCACAAACCCCCATGCCCCGCTCACCGGAACCCCCGCATCCCCCAGCTCACCCCCATCATCCCCACCCCGACACCCCCTTAATTCGGGTTGAAAAAAAATGACCGTCCGACGGTTGCCCGCCT is from Amycolatopsis mediterranei and encodes:
- a CDS encoding ABC transporter permease codes for the protein MRFLLQRLAFYAFTAWAAVTINFFIPRLIPGDPVQSLIAKNQGMISAEAMQSLYVLFGLDKNESLISQYFDYWGQLFRGDLGISFTFFPTPVSDLLTDSLPWTIILVGVTTVAGFAIGTGLGVIAGWKRGSWVDGLLPVTTFLSSIPYFWLGLIALTLLAGPGSFFPSSGGYDPGTIPGWDGTFIGSAVQHSLLPALTILISSMGSWILGMRNMMVTVASEDYVTVAHAKGLPERRVMVGYAARNALLPSVSGFALALGFIVGGTLLVEIVFSYPGVGYQLFQAVGSQDYPLMQGIFLIITLSVLVANLFADVAYLALDPRTRKEG
- a CDS encoding ABC transporter ATP-binding protein, which codes for MTTEQSPSDPVAVGPEGDLPVVLEAAGLTKHFPVRRTGRAALTGPRRAIQAVDDVTLTLRRGRVTALVGESGSGKSTVARLLAGLYPRTGGDIRLHGETVNVKHGKAFRAYARRVQMIFQDPFASLNPVHTVRYHLTRALKIHGRAGEDLEKALHELLTRVQMTPPERYIDKFPHELSGGQRQRVAIARALGADPEALLADEPVSMLDVSIRLGVLNLLRDLKERLHLAILYITHDIASARYFADETMVMYAGRMVEGGDSETITQRPAHPYTRLLIESAPDPDRIAGGRGPGETPAERGSGEPPSLLDPPPGCRFHPRCPVAMERCKTDLPPRFEVDDAPGHWAACWLYDGAAR
- a CDS encoding ABC transporter substrate-binding protein translates to MTALSGLTACSGGSSNAAQSNPDSVLNVGKPDGPQAENNNPFLETSALSNMGYRWMIYEPLVMFNRVKPQDPGKPWLATKWDWSDNYKKLALTVRDGVKFSDGQPMTAEDVAYTFQLLRDNKALNVDAVPYKDITAAGNQVTLAFDGSQFVNQVKILQTLVVPKHVWQGVKDPALDLVKNPIGTGPYTLKSATPQTMIVTRRDNGYWQEAPKVKEIRYTSYTDNNAQVNALVNGAAEWSFVFIPNYKAVYTNKDPQHYKLWFPAQLAVHGLWFNTEKAPWNDPKLRQAINKVINREDIFNQGEAGYFYPKNDQVTGIPTPAGDPFIAPQYKGQSVQADVPGAKALLTGAGYKFTGDKLADPGGKPVTIKLTVPSGWSDYITDLEIIKDNLAQIGITATVDKMNQDAWMKSVDTGDFEGLMHWTNDGQTPYDLYRDVMDGNRYKPTGQGGINGNYGRYKNDEATKALETYANAEDDAARTAAMATLQKIMIEQQPMIPTSAANSGGEYSTKNWVGWPDEANPYAPAQPTLRNALDIVMHLKPAA
- a CDS encoding ROK family transcriptional regulator; this translates as MTQVVRQTTRDLRRHNRAALLSSLYLRGPVSRLELVAESGLSAATVTNVVSELIADGVVAEAGSVESDGGRPRTLLAVRPGFGQVVGVDVSETHVEVGLFDWALGTLATVRHPLVGTRLDPDEVAGLVRTGIAEVLAGGDPDAVFGVGIGVPGAVRDGGIVHAPTLGWSGVNFADLIHPHIQAPLHLDNRARTLGQAETWRGAGRGAERAIVALLGVGVGAAVATAGRSHPGITTSEWGHTVVKAAGAACRCGSHGCLEAYVGVEAVVRRYAALAGKEPVIGDESDVELARIVAEAQRGGPAADVLAETGEYLGIGIANLINLLSPDRVVLSGSAGAIMGPAILPAVRDAVGRHALGYLAERTEVVLGRLGPEAVALGAATLPIAELLANGGRTG
- a CDS encoding ROK family transcriptional regulator translates to MASKRTTVRDLRRHNRSLLLSKLYFDGPLSRHELSQLTGLSAATVSNVTAELGEERLITEAGQVESDGGRPRVLLRVDPAYGHVAGVDIGETGVKVELFDLAMNRLATVEHPLPKAPDAATAVEQVTSGLREVFASAGIDESGVLGVGIGVPGTVEQGDRVLVHAPTVGWDAVPFEAMLQQAGVGLPLFVDNGAKTQGQAEMWFGAGRGARHAVIALIGSGVGAAVVTDGTTYRGSTSSAGEWGHTTIAYGGQECRCGSRGCLEAYIGAGAVLARYRRARGKDITGEDEQAQFSALLSAASRSKTASRVLDETAGYLGAGIANLINLFNPERIVIGGWAGLALGEKLLPTIAAAAGEHALRHPFSQTSIQLGSLGLDAVATGAATLPVADLLEQGATSRLAKPGAPNSDAA